One Vallitalea pronyensis genomic region harbors:
- a CDS encoding galactosyltransferase-related protein, whose translation MYTIENSHISILVNYKKEDHHDINWAAVKKRYEALMPNAEICIGSYQEGEYSKSMVINNAAKRATGDTFIIVDSNIVFNLDTINKGLNLLNQYSFIIPYDTLIYLNHQSTQYFHSLSPSAMINNAYFNAYKRDIGRMGDMFMVTREHFEAVDGFSEHITEWGEDNIDFADRLYNKYGDHKVVHGPIWNLYYEKINYPVYIKGINVNKIMSSRYAIQDISWDVRI comes from the coding sequence ATGTATACGATAGAGAATAGCCATATTTCTATATTAGTTAATTACAAAAAAGAGGATCATCATGATATAAACTGGGCAGCGGTGAAGAAGCGATATGAAGCCCTCATGCCTAATGCTGAGATTTGTATTGGGTCCTATCAGGAAGGTGAATATAGTAAATCAATGGTCATCAACAATGCTGCCAAAAGAGCAACTGGCGATACGTTTATTATTGTTGATTCTAATATTGTTTTTAATTTAGACACTATAAATAAAGGACTTAATCTATTAAATCAATATTCTTTTATTATTCCATATGATACCCTTATCTATTTGAACCATCAATCAACCCAGTATTTTCACAGCCTATCTCCAAGCGCCATGATAAACAATGCTTATTTTAATGCTTATAAAAGAGATATTGGCCGTATGGGCGATATGTTTATGGTTACAAGAGAGCATTTTGAAGCTGTTGATGGGTTTAGTGAACATATTACAGAGTGGGGTGAGGATAATATCGATTTTGCAGATAGGCTATATAATAAATATGGCGATCATAAGGTTGTCCATGGACCCATATGGAACTTGTATTATGAAAAAATAAATTACCCTGTGTATATTAAGGGTATTAATGTCAACAAAATAATGTCTTCCAGATATGCAATACAAGATATTTCTTGGGATGTGAGAATTTAA